The genomic window GGGATGGAAAGGATCGCAAGTATCTGCCGGAAGGAACTCCGGGGGCATATGGCGGTTATTTTACGAAAGAAGATATCCGTGAGATCGTGGATTACGCTACGGCCCGGCATATTAATATAATACCGGAAATCGAATTCCCGGGGCATTCGGACGAGGTGTTCGTGGCGTACCCGGAGTTGAGTTGTGCCGGCAAACCTTATACGACGGGTGATTTCTGCATCGGCAACGAGAAATCGTTTACGTTCATGGAGGATGTATTGTCCGAGGTGATCGAGTTGTTCCCTTCCGAATATATCCATATCGGGGGAGACGAGGCCGGGAAGGGAGCTTGGAAGACCTGCCCGAAATGTCAAGGCTTGATGCGCCGGAACGGGATGAAGGACGTGGATGAGTTGCAGAGCTATATGATTCATCGTGCCGAGGAATTCCTGATTTCCAAAGGCCGCAAATTGATCGGTTGGGATGAGATTCTGGAAGGGGGCTTGGCTCCGGAGGCTACCGTCATGTCTTGGCGGGGTGAGGAAGGGGGAATCAAGTCCGCTCGCATGGGACACAACGTGGTCATGACACCGGGTGGTTATATGTATTTCGATTTCTATCAAGCCGATCCGAAGACACAGCCGTATGCCATCGGCGGTTATACGCCGATTAAGCGGGCGTACAGTTATAATCCGGTGCCTATGGATTCGTTGACTGCCGAGGAAAGTAAGCATATCCTAGGGGTACAGGCGAATACATGGACGGAGTATATCAAGGATGAGAAGCATCTGGAGTATATGATGTTCCCTCGTGCCTTGGCGGTCGCCGAGATTGGATGGACTCCGCAAGAGGATCGTAGTTGGGAGGATTTTAAGCCTCGTATGAACGCTAATATCCCGGTTCTGCAACGGATGGGTATCCATACGTTCACGCTCTCGGACGAGATTGAGACCACGATGGAGGTAGATACCTTGCGGCGAGAGATCAAGGTCATGTTGGATGCGGAGAAATATCCGGCGGAGATACGTTACACGACAGACGGCTCTATTCCCACCGCCTCTTCCCGGGTCTATAACGGCCCGATCGTGGTGAAAGACTCCGCTGATATCAAGGCCGCTATCTTCCGTGACGGGCAGCTTCAAGGAACGCCTACCGAGAAGAAGGTGGATTATCACCGGGGTATCAATAAGCCTATACATTATAATAGTAAGCTGTATAGCGGTTATATGGCGGGTGGCATGAACGCCTTGCTGGACGGTTACAGGGGAGGCTTGACTTATCTGGACGGTCGTTGGCAGGGTTATTTGAATGACTTGGATTGCGTGGTGGACATGGGCGAGGTGACGGATATCCATAAGGTATCGTCCCGCTTTATGCAATTGATCGGCCCGGGCGTGTACCAACCGGGAGAGGTGGAGTTGCTGACATCGGAAGACGGGGAGAGCTATATCTCGCAGGGAGTTATCCCTACTACGATATCCAATACGGATAAAGACCTGTCTTTTCAGGAATACACGTTTAACGGCGATTGGAAAGCCCGTTATATCCGTATCAAGGCAAAAGAGGCGAATAAGGGTTTCATCTTCACGGATGAGATCGTGATCTGGTAAGTATGAATCAATTAATTATCAACTAAAATACATTTATCAAATGAAGAAACAGCTAATGACCTTCCTGTTGTGTGGTAGCCTGTTCGCTACGGCACAGCAACCGGTAGATTATGTGAACCCCTTCATCGGTACGAGCAATTACGGTACGACGAATCCCGGCGCGGTTTGTCCGCAGGGTATGATGAGCGTGGTTCCTTTCAACGTCATGGGGTCGGAGAAGAATCGTTTTGACAAGGATAGTCAATGGTGGTCTACTCCTTACTCGGCAGACAATAAATTCTTTACGGGATTCGCCCACGGTAGCTTGAGCGGCGTGGGATGCCCGGAGCTGGGAGGTTTGCTATTGATGCCGACAACGGGCGAGTTGAACGTGGACTATAAGGCTTACGGCAGTGAGTACAAGGACGAGGTGGCTCACCCCGGTTATTATAGCAATACCTTGACCAAGTATAATATCAAGGCGGAGGCTACTGCCAGCATGCGTACGGGCTTGAGCCGTTTTACCTTCCCGAAAGGGAAGAGCCATATCCTCTTGAACCTAGGCGAGGGCTTGACGAACGAGACCGGCGCCACGGTACGTATCGTGAATGATACGGAGATCGAGGGGAGTAAGCTTTTAGGTACGTTCTGCTATAATCCACAGGCCGTATTCCCGGTTTACTTCGTGATGAAGGTAAACAAGGCCCCGAAGAAGATGGGTTATTGGAAGAAACAACGTGAGATGAAGGGGGTAGAGGCCGAATGGGATATCTACTCCGGCAAGTATAAGTTATATACCAGTTATACCCGTGAGATGAGCGGAGACGATGTCGGCGTATGGTTCGATTACGATACGGACGAGGGCGAGGCTATCGAGGTGAAGATGGGTATCTCGTACGTGAGCATCGAGAACGCCCGCCTGAACATGAATACGGAGCAGCCCGGCTTCGATTTCGACAAGGTCCGTACGGCGGCTAGTACGATGTGGAACAAGGATCTTTCCAAGGTACAAGTGGAAGGGGGTACGAAAGACGAGAAAACGATATTCTATACCGGTATGTATCATTTGCTGATCCATCCGAATATCCTGCAAGACGTGAACGGCGAGTACCCGATGATGGAGAGCCTGAAAGTAGGCCATACCACCGGAAACCGTTATACGGTCTTCTCCCTGTGGGATACGTACCGCAACGTAAGTACCCTGATGACCTTGCTCTATCCGGAGCGTCAATTAGATATTATCCGTACGATGCTGGATATGTACCGGGAAAACGGTTGGTTACCGAAATGGGAGCTTTACGGACGTGAGACCTTTACGATGGAGGGCGATCCCTCGATCCCGTATATCGTAGACGCATGGATGCGCGGCTTGCGTGACTTTGATGAGCAAACCGCTTATGAGGCGATGCGTAAAGGCGCTACTACCCCGGGAGAGTTCAACCTGCTTCGTCCGGACGCGAACGATTATTTCAGCAAGGGCTATGTTCCTTTGCGTGAGCAATACGATAACTCCGTATCTCATGCGCTGGAATATTATATCGCCGACTGGAACTTGGCTAATTTCGCTCAAGCCTTGGGTAAGAAAGAGGATGCCAAGTTATTCCGTGACCGTTCTTTAGGTTACAAGCATTATTATAGCAAGGAGTTCGGAACGCTGCGTCCGATCTTGCCGGACGGCACCTTCTACGCTCCGTTCGATCCGAAACAAGGCGAGAACTTCGAGCCTAGTCCCGGTTTCCATGAAGGCAACGCATGGAATTATACGTTTTATGTTCCTCACGATATCAAGGGACTGGCCAAATTGATGGGAGGCGATAAGAAATTTGTCGATCATTTGCAGAAGGTATTCGATGACGGCAATTATGATCCCGCCAACGAGCCGGATATCGCTTATCCTTATTTGTTTAGCTATTTCAAGGGAGAGGCTTGGCGTACCCAGAAGTTGGTCCGTCAGTTGTTGAAGGATTGCTATCATAACGCCCCGAACGGTGTCCCGGGTAACGAGGATACAGGCACGATGTCCGCTTGGGCTATTTTCTCCATGATGGGCTTCTACCCAGCTTGTCCGGGCGACGTGAACTATGTATTGACTTCCCCGACTTTCGATAAGGTTACGATCCAGCTCGACAAGAAATTCTATCCTAAAGGCGAATTGGTAATCGAGTCTAAGCATAGTAATCCGGAAGCGATCTACATCAAGGACGTTTTCGCCGGCGATAAAAAGCTAAAGGGCTACACCATCTCGCAAGAGGAATTGGTGAATGCCGGAACCTTGCGTTATATCCTCGAGGATACGCATAAGTAAGCCAAGATAAAGATATACCGAATTTGATATTTACCGGACGCAGATGACACCGACAAGCACGGGTGATCTGCGTCCGGTTTATTTTTTGATATCCTAGAACCATTTGATCTTCCTGAATATAAAAAAGGCCGTAGCGGATAGCAAGATCGAGAGCAAGATGATAACCACGAAACCATGCGGCATATCCTCCATGTAGATCGGGACGTTCATCCCGTAGAAGCTAGCGATTAATGTCGGAACCATTAAGATAATGGAAAGTGATGTCATACGTTTCATGATCGTGTTCACGTTGTTGGAGATGATAGAGGCGAAAGCGTCCATCGTACCCGTAAGAATATCGCTATAGATATTTACCGTGTTATGGGCCTGTTTCAACTCGATCTCCACGTCCTCCACCAAATCCTTGTCGATATATTGCGGCTCTTGGAAAATATTCTGGAGCTTGGCCAGCATCACCTCATTCCCGCGGATGGAGGTGTTGAAGAATACCATGCTCTTCTCCAGCTTCATCAACGCTAGCAGATCCTCGTTACGGATGCTTTTCTCTAACGCCTTTTCCGCCTCGGTGACGGCGTAATTGATTTGTTTCAGGTATTTAAGGAACCATACGGCCGATGAGTGGATCAGCCGGAGGATCAACTCATACTTGTTTTTAATCTG from Parabacteroides distasonis ATCC 8503 includes these protein-coding regions:
- a CDS encoding magnesium transporter CorA family protein, with product MRQFLYCEAGYVEKNQWLPNSWVNVECPTPEDLQFLMDRFNVPESFLSDIADTDERPRIEYEGNWLLTILRIPLQNQDHDIPFNTVPIGIITNNEIIVSVCYHKTDLIPDFIRYTQRKELQIKNKYELILRLIHSSAVWFLKYLKQINYAVTEAEKALEKSIRNEDLLALMKLEKSMVFFNTSIRGNEVMLAKLQNIFQEPQYIDKDLVEDVEIELKQAHNTVNIYSDILTGTMDAFASIISNNVNTIMKRMTSLSIILMVPTLIASFYGMNVPIYMEDMPHGFVVIILLSILLSATAFFIFRKIKWF
- a CDS encoding GH92 family glycosyl hydrolase, translated to MKKQLMTFLLCGSLFATAQQPVDYVNPFIGTSNYGTTNPGAVCPQGMMSVVPFNVMGSEKNRFDKDSQWWSTPYSADNKFFTGFAHGSLSGVGCPELGGLLLMPTTGELNVDYKAYGSEYKDEVAHPGYYSNTLTKYNIKAEATASMRTGLSRFTFPKGKSHILLNLGEGLTNETGATVRIVNDTEIEGSKLLGTFCYNPQAVFPVYFVMKVNKAPKKMGYWKKQREMKGVEAEWDIYSGKYKLYTSYTREMSGDDVGVWFDYDTDEGEAIEVKMGISYVSIENARLNMNTEQPGFDFDKVRTAASTMWNKDLSKVQVEGGTKDEKTIFYTGMYHLLIHPNILQDVNGEYPMMESLKVGHTTGNRYTVFSLWDTYRNVSTLMTLLYPERQLDIIRTMLDMYRENGWLPKWELYGRETFTMEGDPSIPYIVDAWMRGLRDFDEQTAYEAMRKGATTPGEFNLLRPDANDYFSKGYVPLREQYDNSVSHALEYYIADWNLANFAQALGKKEDAKLFRDRSLGYKHYYSKEFGTLRPILPDGTFYAPFDPKQGENFEPSPGFHEGNAWNYTFYVPHDIKGLAKLMGGDKKFVDHLQKVFDDGNYDPANEPDIAYPYLFSYFKGEAWRTQKLVRQLLKDCYHNAPNGVPGNEDTGTMSAWAIFSMMGFYPACPGDVNYVLTSPTFDKVTIQLDKKFYPKGELVIESKHSNPEAIYIKDVFAGDKKLKGYTISQEELVNAGTLRYILEDTHK
- a CDS encoding glycoside hydrolase family 20 protein, whose product is MTLPKRSCMKVTGLALACSSLLFSCAPKEVPQVNLIPKPAHIEVTGGYFKVDSNLIFGNDQSGTIRYVVDESFNGGNPEGYALDVTEKGIELRAASKSGLFYGEQTLRQLYTSKGIPCVSIQDNPRFPYRGLHLDVSRHFFPKEEVMKLLNVMSYYKLNTLHMHLTDAGGWRIQMDKYPKLTTDVAFRTESDWQKWWDGKDRKYLPEGTPGAYGGYFTKEDIREIVDYATARHINIIPEIEFPGHSDEVFVAYPELSCAGKPYTTGDFCIGNEKSFTFMEDVLSEVIELFPSEYIHIGGDEAGKGAWKTCPKCQGLMRRNGMKDVDELQSYMIHRAEEFLISKGRKLIGWDEILEGGLAPEATVMSWRGEEGGIKSARMGHNVVMTPGGYMYFDFYQADPKTQPYAIGGYTPIKRAYSYNPVPMDSLTAEESKHILGVQANTWTEYIKDEKHLEYMMFPRALAVAEIGWTPQEDRSWEDFKPRMNANIPVLQRMGIHTFTLSDEIETTMEVDTLRREIKVMLDAEKYPAEIRYTTDGSIPTASSRVYNGPIVVKDSADIKAAIFRDGQLQGTPTEKKVDYHRGINKPIHYNSKLYSGYMAGGMNALLDGYRGGLTYLDGRWQGYLNDLDCVVDMGEVTDIHKVSSRFMQLIGPGVYQPGEVELLTSEDGESYISQGVIPTTISNTDKDLSFQEYTFNGDWKARYIRIKAKEANKGFIFTDEIVIW